From Cellulomonas fimi ATCC 484, a single genomic window includes:
- a CDS encoding Mrp/NBP35 family ATP-binding protein: MPQPDLTPLDSAVRTALATVLDPEIRRPITDLGMVRSVDLRETPAGAAVRVGLDLTTPGCPLKDTLTRDVTAAVASVEGVAEVAVDLGVMTAEQRQELRRMLRGTDAEPEIPFAKPTSLTKVLAIASGKGGVGKSSVTANLAVAMAADGLRVGVVDADIYGFSIPRMLGVTRPPTKVDDMLLPPVAHDVKVVSIGMFVPPGQPVVWRGPMLHRALQQFLADVFWGDLDVLLLDLPPGTGDIAISVAQLLPGSEIVVVTTPQAAAAEVAERAGAVAVQTRQHVVGVVENMSWLAQPDGSRLEIFGSGGGERVAANLAQLTGGDVPLLGQVPLDVSLREAGDGGTPVVLSHPQSPAAVALREVARSLAARRRNLAGRSLGLTPAG, encoded by the coding sequence ATGCCCCAGCCCGACCTGACGCCCCTGGACTCGGCCGTCCGCACCGCGCTGGCGACGGTGCTCGACCCGGAGATCCGGCGCCCGATCACGGACCTCGGCATGGTCCGCTCGGTCGACCTGCGCGAGACGCCGGCGGGCGCCGCGGTGCGCGTGGGCCTCGACCTGACGACGCCCGGCTGCCCGCTCAAGGACACGCTCACGCGGGACGTGACGGCGGCGGTCGCGTCGGTCGAGGGTGTCGCGGAGGTCGCGGTCGACCTGGGGGTCATGACGGCGGAGCAGCGTCAGGAGCTGCGCCGGATGCTGCGCGGCACGGACGCCGAGCCGGAGATCCCGTTCGCGAAGCCCACGTCCCTGACGAAGGTGCTCGCGATCGCGTCGGGCAAGGGCGGGGTCGGCAAGTCGTCGGTGACGGCGAACCTCGCGGTCGCGATGGCGGCGGACGGCCTGCGGGTCGGCGTGGTCGACGCAGACATCTACGGCTTCTCGATCCCCCGCATGCTGGGCGTGACGCGGCCGCCGACGAAGGTCGACGACATGCTGCTGCCGCCGGTCGCGCACGACGTGAAGGTCGTGTCGATCGGGATGTTCGTGCCGCCCGGCCAGCCGGTGGTGTGGCGCGGCCCGATGCTGCACCGCGCGCTGCAGCAGTTCCTCGCGGACGTGTTCTGGGGCGACCTGGACGTGCTGCTGCTGGACCTCCCGCCCGGGACGGGCGACATCGCGATCTCGGTCGCGCAGCTGCTGCCCGGCTCGGAGATCGTCGTGGTCACGACGCCGCAGGCCGCGGCGGCGGAGGTCGCGGAGCGCGCGGGGGCGGTCGCCGTGCAGACGCGCCAGCACGTCGTCGGGGTCGTGGAGAACATGTCGTGGCTCGCGCAGCCCGACGGCTCGCGGCTGGAGATCTTCGGGTCGGGCGGCGGCGAGCGCGTCGCGGCGAACCTCGCGCAGCTCACGGGCGGCGACGTGCCCCTGCTGGGGCAGGTGCCGCTCGACGTGTCGCTGCGCGAGGCGGGCGACGGCGGGACGCCGGTGGTGCTGTCCCACCCGCAGTCCCCTGCGGCGGTCGCGCTGCGGGAGGTCGCACGCTCGCTGGCGGCGCGGCGGCGCAACCTCGCGGGACGGTCGCTGGGGCTCACGCCCGCCGGCTGA
- a CDS encoding DeoR/GlpR family DNA-binding transcription regulator encodes MLASQRQEHILGVVRAHGAARVADLVTALDVSDMTVRRDIAELARAGLVRRVHGGAVAPDAGGRPTDEPGFEAKRAWAQREKHAIAQAALASVEPGQAIALSAGTTTHLLAELLAAAPALRPLTVVTNSVGAADVLHHAAPGADRLEVILTGGVRTPSDALVGPVADTALAHLRVDRAYLGVHGLDADGLTTPNLAEAATNRALIACAAATTVVADHSKWGVTGLARIATLDEVDVLLSDDGLPADARTAVAAHGTRVQLVPAPAGAPAAPAPPTPQQPTGGRP; translated from the coding sequence GTGTTGGCGAGCCAGCGGCAGGAGCACATCCTCGGCGTCGTGCGGGCGCACGGGGCTGCGCGCGTCGCGGACCTCGTGACCGCGCTCGACGTCTCCGACATGACCGTCCGGCGCGACATCGCCGAGCTCGCCCGCGCGGGCCTCGTCCGCCGCGTGCACGGGGGCGCGGTCGCCCCCGACGCGGGCGGCCGCCCCACCGACGAGCCCGGCTTCGAGGCCAAGCGGGCGTGGGCGCAGCGGGAGAAGCACGCGATCGCGCAGGCCGCGCTCGCCTCGGTCGAGCCGGGGCAGGCCATCGCGCTGTCCGCGGGCACGACGACCCACCTGCTCGCCGAGCTCCTCGCGGCTGCGCCCGCGCTGCGCCCGCTCACGGTCGTCACCAACTCGGTCGGCGCGGCCGACGTCCTGCACCACGCCGCCCCCGGCGCCGACCGGCTCGAGGTCATCCTCACCGGCGGCGTCCGCACGCCGTCCGACGCGCTCGTCGGTCCCGTCGCCGACACGGCTCTCGCACACCTGCGCGTCGACCGTGCGTACCTCGGCGTGCACGGCCTGGACGCGGACGGCCTCACCACGCCCAACCTCGCCGAGGCCGCGACCAACCGTGCGCTCATCGCGTGCGCCGCCGCGACCACCGTCGTCGCCGACCACTCCAAGTGGGGGGTCACCGGCCTGGCCCGGATCGCGACGCTCGACGAGGTCGACGTCCTGCTGAGCGACGACGGCCTGCCCGCCGACGCCCGGACCGCCGTCGCCGCGCACGGCACCCGCGTCCAGCTCGTGCCGGCACCGGCCGGCGCCCCCGCAGCACCCGCCCCACCCACCCCGCAGCAGCCCACCGGAGGCCGTCCGTGA
- a CDS encoding DUF1003 domain-containing protein, translating into MAERLDQPRETRRVLLPRPRVDADRQGQWSESIARFLGTPRFIIWLTLFCIVWIAWNTFSPVARFDKASNGFTALTLMLSLQASYAAPLILLAQNRQTDRDRVQAEQDRQRAERNLADTEFLAREMAALRIALSEVATRDFVRSELRNLLEELAEEREAEREEREREEREREEREREGREREGRDRDGDATA; encoded by the coding sequence GTGGCTGAGCGGCTCGACCAGCCGCGCGAGACGCGGCGGGTGCTGCTGCCACGCCCGCGCGTGGACGCCGACCGGCAGGGGCAGTGGTCGGAGTCGATCGCGCGGTTCCTCGGCACGCCGCGGTTCATCATCTGGCTCACGCTGTTCTGCATCGTCTGGATCGCGTGGAACACGTTCTCGCCGGTGGCGCGGTTCGACAAGGCCAGCAACGGCTTCACCGCGCTGACGCTCATGCTGTCGCTGCAGGCGTCCTACGCCGCGCCGCTCATCCTGCTCGCGCAGAACCGGCAGACGGACCGCGACCGCGTGCAGGCCGAGCAGGACCGCCAGCGCGCCGAGCGGAACCTCGCCGACACCGAGTTCCTCGCCCGGGAGATGGCGGCGCTGCGCATCGCGCTGTCCGAGGTGGCGACGCGCGACTTCGTCCGTTCCGAGCTGCGCAACCTGCTGGAGGAGCTCGCCGAGGAGCGCGAGGCCGAGCGGGAGGAGCGCGAGCGGGAGGAACGCGAGCGGGAGGAACGCGAGCGGGAGGGACGCGAGCGGGAGGGACGCGACCGGGACGGCGACGCCACGGCGTGA